The Desulfoscipio gibsoniae DSM 7213 genome contains a region encoding:
- the coaBC gene encoding bifunctional phosphopantothenoylcysteine decarboxylase/phosphopantothenate--cysteine ligase CoaBC, whose amino-acid sequence MLAGKFFVIGVTGGIAAYRALDLVSGLVKAGAEVHVIMTAGAQQFVKPLAFEAISGHRVHVDTFETPPGWRYPHLELARRADMALIVPATANIIAKIACGLADDLLTTTVLAMVCPVLVCPAMNVYMYRNRVVQDNLNQLRRLGFKVVDPAVGRQACGDEGPGRLADVAVIMEQIKNVLKPNKDLAWSKVLVTAGGTREPIDPVRYISNRSSGKMGYALAETASNRGAEVYLVSAPTRLAVPDGVNIINVETAEQMYQAVMDLYPRMDVVIKAAAVADYRPRVVAAQKIKKNNADLVLELEKNPDILMELGKQKKHQLLVGFAAETEDLINNAREKINKKNLDMLVANDVTKTGAGFGSDTNVVNILYPDGSVEPLPLMDKLALSEVIWDKVLQLKAGKKIDAAD is encoded by the coding sequence ATGCTTGCGGGTAAGTTTTTTGTTATTGGAGTTACCGGTGGTATTGCCGCATACCGGGCTTTGGATCTGGTAAGCGGTCTGGTCAAGGCCGGTGCCGAGGTGCATGTAATCATGACCGCAGGGGCACAGCAATTTGTCAAACCGCTGGCATTTGAAGCCATATCAGGCCACCGCGTGCACGTCGATACCTTTGAAACTCCGCCGGGCTGGCGCTACCCGCACCTTGAACTGGCCCGCCGGGCGGACATGGCACTAATAGTGCCAGCCACCGCCAATATCATAGCCAAAATTGCTTGTGGTCTGGCCGATGATTTGCTTACTACTACGGTGCTGGCCATGGTTTGCCCCGTGCTGGTTTGTCCTGCAATGAATGTGTACATGTACCGTAACCGGGTGGTGCAGGATAACCTTAATCAACTGCGCCGGTTGGGCTTTAAGGTGGTGGATCCTGCTGTGGGACGTCAGGCCTGCGGGGATGAGGGTCCGGGACGGTTGGCAGATGTGGCGGTGATAATGGAACAGATTAAGAATGTACTGAAACCGAACAAAGATTTGGCCTGGAGTAAAGTTCTGGTTACTGCCGGAGGGACCCGCGAGCCAATAGACCCGGTAAGGTATATTAGCAATCGCAGTTCCGGAAAAATGGGCTATGCGCTGGCTGAAACGGCTTCTAACAGGGGGGCCGAAGTTTACCTGGTGTCTGCTCCCACCCGGCTGGCGGTGCCAGACGGAGTCAATATAATTAACGTGGAAACAGCGGAGCAAATGTACCAGGCGGTCATGGACCTATATCCCCGGATGGACGTGGTGATTAAGGCGGCCGCTGTTGCTGACTACCGTCCCAGGGTCGTGGCCGCACAGAAAATTAAAAAAAATAATGCCGATTTGGTGCTGGAGCTGGAAAAAAACCCGGACATTTTAATGGAGCTGGGCAAACAAAAAAAGCACCAACTACTGGTGGGATTTGCTGCCGAAACCGAGGATTTAATCAACAACGCTCGAGAGAAAATAAATAAAAAGAATTTGGATATGCTGGTAGCCAACGATGTCACCAAGACAGGTGCCGGGTTTGGATCAGATACCAATGTTGTAAATATATTATATCCCGATGGTTCGGTGGAGCCACTACCGCTTATGGACAAGCTGGCACTTAGTGAGGTTATCTGGGATAAAGTGCTACAATTAAAGGCAGGCAAAAAAATAGACGCAGCAGATTAA
- the dapF gene encoding diaminopimelate epimerase, with the protein MLFTKVHGLGNDFVLVNKNEEKNLPGDLAGLAIKVCHRNFGVGADGLVLIEPGKEADIAMQIINSDGSEAEMCGNAIRCVAKFAYEQGLVRKTKMAVETGAGIMVPELVMENGAVIAVRVDMGTPYLEREQIPMAGPAGQVINEPLAVDNDVFNITAVSMGNPHCVIFVPDVAAVPLEHWGTRVETHPAFTRKTNVEFVQVLNEKEVRMRVWERGAGPTLACGTGACATAVAAVLNGYTGRTVRVHLYAGALDIEWATDNHVYMTGPAEQVFTGNYPIG; encoded by the coding sequence TTGCTTTTTACTAAAGTACATGGATTAGGTAACGATTTTGTTTTAGTTAACAAGAACGAGGAAAAGAACTTGCCCGGTGATCTGGCCGGGCTGGCCATTAAGGTTTGCCACCGTAATTTCGGAGTGGGCGCGGACGGATTGGTTCTGATAGAGCCTGGTAAAGAAGCCGACATTGCGATGCAGATAATTAATTCCGACGGCAGCGAGGCAGAAATGTGCGGCAACGCTATTCGCTGCGTGGCTAAATTTGCATATGAGCAGGGGCTGGTGCGCAAAACTAAAATGGCCGTGGAAACAGGGGCCGGTATTATGGTGCCCGAACTGGTTATGGAAAATGGTGCAGTTATAGCAGTGCGGGTGGATATGGGTACACCTTACTTGGAAAGAGAACAGATTCCCATGGCCGGGCCTGCGGGTCAGGTGATTAATGAGCCCCTGGCGGTTGATAATGATGTTTTCAATATTACCGCGGTATCCATGGGCAACCCACACTGCGTAATATTTGTGCCCGATGTTGCTGCGGTACCTCTTGAGCATTGGGGAACGCGTGTCGAAACGCATCCGGCCTTTACACGTAAAACCAATGTGGAGTTTGTCCAGGTTTTAAATGAGAAAGAGGTACGCATGCGGGTTTGGGAGCGAGGTGCCGGTCCCACTTTGGCCTGCGGCACCGGTGCATGTGCCACTGCAGTGGCGGCGGTACTCAACGGATATACCGGCAGAACTGTACGGGTACACCTGTACGCTGGGGCACTGGACATAGAGTGGGCGACAGATAATCATGTTTATATGACCGGCCCTGCCGAGCAGGTTTTTACCGGTAATTATCCAATCGGGTAA
- a CDS encoding YicC/YloC family endoribonuclease, with product MIKSMTGFGRGETISDILKINIEIKSVNHRYCEIFLRMPRSMNILEDRIKRVIQQKIARGRVDVYVNVVACGVNRVSVKVDESLAASYVQAVQELKNKLPLKGEATVTELLQLPGVFTLEEPEEDMEQWWPQLNEALEQALGGLMDMRINEGQLLAADIKERTKRIAAFVTEIAGRSPVVVEEYRERLRQRLHDLLEAGPQDQARLETEVVIFAERSSIAEEIVRLKSHLAQLADCMELNTSVGRKLDFLLQELNREINTIASKSSDLIINRTVVEVKSELEKIREQVQNIE from the coding sequence TTGATAAAAAGCATGACAGGGTTCGGGCGAGGAGAAACAATATCGGATATATTAAAAATAAATATTGAAATAAAGTCGGTAAACCATCGCTATTGTGAAATTTTTCTGCGTATGCCCAGGTCTATGAATATCTTGGAAGACCGTATCAAGAGGGTAATACAACAGAAAATTGCCCGCGGCAGGGTGGATGTATATGTAAATGTGGTCGCCTGCGGCGTAAACAGGGTATCGGTAAAAGTGGATGAGTCTCTAGCCGCTTCATATGTGCAGGCGGTGCAAGAGCTTAAAAACAAATTGCCATTGAAAGGGGAGGCAACTGTTACGGAACTGCTGCAGTTGCCAGGTGTATTTACTCTAGAAGAGCCCGAAGAGGATATGGAGCAATGGTGGCCTCAACTGAATGAAGCATTGGAACAGGCCCTGGGCGGATTAATGGACATGCGTATCAATGAGGGACAATTGCTGGCCGCTGATATCAAGGAAAGGACAAAACGTATTGCAGCATTTGTTACCGAAATCGCAGGGCGTTCTCCGGTAGTTGTGGAGGAATATCGCGAACGGCTGCGCCAGCGTTTGCACGATCTGCTGGAGGCTGGACCACAGGACCAGGCCCGGCTAGAGACTGAAGTGGTGATATTTGCCGAGCGATCCAGTATCGCAGAGGAAATTGTACGGCTGAAAAGTCACCTTGCACAGTTGGCGGATTGTATGGAGCTAAACACTTCGGTGGGTAGAAAACTGGATTTTTTACTACAGGAGCTGAACAGGGAAATCAATACCATCGCCTCAAAATCTTCTGATCTAATTATCAACCGTACCGTTGTGGAAGTGAAAAGTGAATTGGAAAAAATAAGGGAACAAGTCCAAAATATTGAATAA
- a CDS encoding MarR family winged helix-turn-helix transcriptional regulator yields the protein MSNNNPNDAYLAIRTIIEITRTYDTLEDIMGRHFARFGLSQPKFNAMMQMRQAGDQGLALSELGERMLVTRANITGLIDRMERDGLVVREADPKDRRVYRARLTVKATNLLNDILPIHADFTRQVMSVLSIAEKTKLTELLHKLRIEMEKI from the coding sequence TTGTCTAATAACAATCCTAACGATGCTTATTTGGCTATTAGAACCATCATTGAAATCACCAGGACATATGATACGCTGGAAGATATAATGGGCCGGCACTTTGCCCGCTTTGGCCTGTCCCAGCCCAAGTTTAACGCCATGATGCAAATGCGCCAGGCTGGTGACCAGGGTCTCGCTTTGTCCGAACTGGGTGAGCGCATGCTGGTAACCAGAGCCAACATCACCGGACTAATCGACCGCATGGAAAGGGATGGGCTTGTTGTACGGGAAGCCGACCCCAAAGACCGGCGCGTATACAGAGCCAGACTTACAGTCAAGGCGACCAACCTGCTGAATGACATACTACCCATACATGCAGATTTTACCCGCCAGGTGATGTCGGTTTTAAGCATAGCTGAAAAAACTAAATTAACCGAATTATTACACAAGCTACGTATAGAAATGGAAAAAATATAA
- the gmk gene encoding guanylate kinase: MKTKGNLIVISGPSGSGKGTVCQGLFRELDNLHLSISATTRNPRGEERHGVDYYFLTREQFKSMIAGDQLLEWANVYGNYYGTPQQPVIDAVNRGLDVILEIDVQGALNVKSKYPHCVLIFLIPPSRAELEMRLTNRGTDSAGEIEHRLQWAEKEIKEVHKYDYLVINDDLVAATKRVCAIITAERCRPRVFDIDSLLQKY; encoded by the coding sequence ATGAAAACCAAAGGAAATTTGATAGTGATATCCGGACCGTCCGGGTCTGGCAAAGGTACGGTCTGCCAGGGCTTATTTAGAGAATTGGATAATCTGCATCTTTCTATTTCAGCAACGACAAGAAATCCTCGTGGCGAGGAACGTCATGGCGTAGACTATTATTTTTTGACCAGGGAACAATTTAAATCGATGATTGCCGGAGACCAATTGTTGGAATGGGCCAATGTATATGGAAATTATTATGGGACACCGCAGCAGCCTGTTATAGATGCTGTCAACCGTGGCCTGGACGTAATTTTGGAAATTGATGTCCAAGGTGCGCTGAACGTAAAAAGTAAGTATCCCCATTGTGTGCTGATATTCTTAATTCCACCTTCCCGAGCTGAACTGGAAATGCGCCTGACAAACAGGGGCACGGATAGCGCCGGGGAAATTGAACACCGGTTGCAATGGGCCGAAAAGGAAATTAAAGAAGTGCACAAATATGATTATTTGGTCATTAATGATGACCTGGTTGCTGCTACTAAAAGGGTATGTGCTATAATCACTGCGGAAAGGTGCCGCCCCAGGGTTTTTGATATTGATTCGTTACTACAAAAATACTAA
- a CDS encoding pyridoxal phosphate-dependent aminotransferase, with product MRLAERAQNISPSPTLSIDAQAKKMMAGGIKVINFGVGEPDFDTPENIKQAAVKAIADGMTKYTPVAGIEPLRKAIAKKLADDNGLQYEPGQIVVSAGAKHSLYNAFQVLCQEGDEVILPAPYWVSYLEQIKLTGAKPVIVPTTVENNFKLTPAQLQSVITPKSRLIILNSPSNPTGAVYTQDELAALGEILEKNNIAIISDEIYEKLIYDGGRHVSIASLSPALKDLTVVINGVSKSYAMTGWRIGYAAAPLPVAKAMADLQSHSTSNPTSIAQAASLEALSGTQEPVRQMVAEFVKRRDYMVERLSSIPGVKCNRPGGAFYVFPEIKPLLGKSYDGMTIKGASDLAGVLLEKEHVAIVPGVAFGDDNCFRLSYATSMDNIREGLDRIEKVLKELQ from the coding sequence ATGCGTTTAGCAGAGCGGGCTCAAAATATCAGCCCTTCCCCTACCCTTTCAATTGATGCTCAGGCCAAAAAAATGATGGCCGGGGGAATCAAGGTGATTAACTTCGGTGTTGGTGAGCCGGATTTCGATACCCCGGAGAATATTAAGCAGGCCGCAGTAAAGGCCATAGCTGATGGTATGACTAAGTACACCCCGGTGGCCGGAATAGAACCGCTGCGTAAGGCCATTGCGAAAAAACTGGCTGATGATAACGGCCTACAGTATGAACCCGGACAAATAGTAGTTTCCGCTGGAGCCAAACATTCGCTGTATAACGCTTTTCAAGTACTATGTCAGGAAGGGGACGAAGTAATTTTGCCCGCCCCTTATTGGGTTAGCTACCTGGAGCAAATAAAATTGACGGGTGCAAAACCGGTAATCGTACCTACCACAGTGGAAAATAACTTCAAGCTGACGCCTGCCCAGCTGCAAAGCGTCATCACTCCCAAGAGCCGGTTGATTATATTGAACAGCCCCAGCAACCCTACGGGTGCGGTGTATACTCAAGATGAACTGGCGGCCCTGGGAGAGATATTGGAAAAAAATAATATAGCCATTATTTCGGATGAAATATATGAGAAATTAATTTATGATGGCGGTCGGCATGTTAGCATTGCTTCTTTAAGTCCGGCCTTGAAGGACTTAACAGTGGTGATTAACGGGGTTTCTAAATCTTATGCCATGACCGGCTGGCGTATTGGCTACGCTGCCGCGCCGCTGCCGGTGGCCAAAGCTATGGCCGACTTGCAGAGTCACTCCACCTCCAATCCAACTTCCATAGCCCAGGCTGCCAGCCTGGAAGCGCTGAGCGGCACCCAGGAACCCGTGCGTCAAATGGTTGCCGAATTTGTCAAGCGGCGGGATTACATGGTGGAAAGATTGAGCTCTATTCCCGGCGTCAAGTGCAATCGCCCGGGCGGGGCATTTTATGTGTTTCCGGAGATAAAGCCTTTGTTAGGCAAAAGTTATGACGGTATGACTATAAAAGGTGCCTCTGACCTGGCCGGTGTGCTTTTGGAAAAAGAACATGTGGCTATAGTGCCCGGTGTGGCCTTTGGTGATGACAACTGTTTCCGCCTTTCCTATGCCACTTCTATGGATAATATCCGTGAGGGGCTGGATCGTATTGAAAAGGTGCTTAAAGAACTCCAATAG
- a CDS encoding amidohydrolase family protein, producing MIIDGHAHSCGEFFASEKIIAKLNELNVDKVVLCPGVNNGPKNYNYIPGLAKIFSTTDILLSANKIIKLLSKIQQPDDIMQRNEYVYSLYLKYPDRIIQFFLADPSSNQIDTDLHEKFNSWGFNGIKLHQCTQSFEYASPGLEVIINFAREKEIPIFIHLRSTGNILKFIDIARKYSKVNFIIAHLIGLESFIKHKTILNNLYFEISPAPLISLKRIYMAIDHFGAGKVILGSDTPFGKDNLRKNIEKVTQLNISDREKELILGGNLQRILKL from the coding sequence ATGATTATTGATGGTCATGCCCATTCCTGCGGTGAATTCTTCGCATCGGAAAAAATTATTGCCAAATTAAATGAGCTAAATGTGGACAAAGTAGTGCTTTGCCCCGGGGTTAATAATGGGCCAAAGAATTATAATTATATACCGGGGTTAGCTAAAATTTTTAGTACCACGGATATTCTGCTTAGCGCAAATAAGATTATCAAGTTACTGTCAAAAATTCAGCAGCCGGATGATATTATGCAAAGGAACGAATATGTTTATTCTTTATACTTAAAGTATCCTGACAGAATAATTCAGTTTTTTTTGGCTGATCCCAGTTCAAATCAAATAGATACTGATTTACATGAAAAGTTTAACTCCTGGGGTTTTAATGGTATTAAGCTACATCAATGTACCCAAAGCTTTGAGTACGCTTCACCAGGATTGGAAGTTATAATAAATTTTGCCCGGGAAAAAGAAATACCAATTTTTATTCACTTACGCTCTACTGGTAACATCCTAAAATTTATAGATATTGCAAGAAAATATTCAAAAGTCAATTTTATAATCGCTCATCTGATTGGTTTGGAAAGTTTTATTAAGCATAAAACGATACTTAACAATTTATACTTTGAAATATCCCCTGCACCTTTAATCAGTTTAAAAAGAATATACATGGCAATTGATCATTTCGGAGCAGGTAAAGTAATTTTGGGTTCGGATACGCCATTTGGCAAAGACAATCTTAGAAAGAATATAGAAAAAGTTACTCAACTTAACATAAGCGACCGTGAAAAAGAATTAATTT
- the remA gene encoding extracellular matrix/biofilm regulator RemA yields the protein MEIKLINIGFGNIVSANRIIAIVSPESAPIKRIITEARDRGMLVDATYGRRTRAVIITDSDHVILSAVQPETVAHRLVNKDSSAGNDED from the coding sequence ATGGAAATAAAATTAATTAATATTGGATTTGGCAATATTGTTTCAGCCAATCGGATAATTGCCATCGTAAGTCCTGAATCGGCACCAATTAAGAGAATCATTACTGAGGCCAGGGACAGGGGTATGCTGGTGGATGCTACCTATGGCCGCCGTACCAGAGCGGTAATAATAACAGACAGTGATCACGTTATATTATCAGCAGTGCAGCCTGAAACGGTGGCCCACCGTCTGGTCAATAAGGATAGTTCTGCTGGAAATGATGAAGATTAA
- the rpoZ gene encoding DNA-directed RNA polymerase subunit omega: MNRPSLDDLMDKVDSRYTLVVISAKRARQITEIALQQQDQQEESWVSGKPVSAALHEVVRGNITYRRTKQGIK, translated from the coding sequence ATGAATAGACCTTCTCTGGATGATTTAATGGATAAGGTAGACAGCCGGTATACCCTTGTGGTGATATCGGCCAAGCGGGCGCGTCAAATAACGGAAATAGCTCTACAACAACAGGATCAACAAGAAGAATCCTGGGTCTCCGGTAAGCCTGTTTCTGCGGCGCTGCATGAAGTTGTCCGGGGAAATATAACGTACCGGAGAACCAAGCAGGGGATAAAATAA
- a CDS encoding LL-diaminopimelate aminotransferase: MQFEQAQRVKNLPPYLFARIEKLVEEKRAAGVDIISLGIGDPDMPTPGYIIEELQKQAEYRVNHQYPSSVGMLAYRQAVAQWYSNRFGVELDAASEVVSLIGSKEGIAHISFCYLNPGDVVIVPDPGYPVYAGGAILAGAEPYYVPLTAEKGFLPDLSAIPTDVANRAKMMFINYPNNPTGAVAGDEFYREVISFAREYNILICHDAPYSEMAYDGYKPPSFLQFPGAKEVGIEFHSVSKTYNMTGWRIGWAAGHPQVVDALGRLKSNIDSGQFQAIQYAAIQGLTGPQDAVFQMQKVYQERRDILVDALNSMGWQLEKPKATFYVWAPVPAGHTSESFAELVLDKAGVVITPGTGYGNNGAGFFRIALTVERERMVEALERLKKNIGPVKF, translated from the coding sequence TTGCAATTTGAACAGGCACAAAGAGTAAAAAATCTGCCACCTTACTTGTTTGCTCGTATTGAAAAATTAGTTGAAGAAAAGCGGGCGGCTGGAGTGGATATCATCAGCCTGGGCATTGGCGATCCTGATATGCCCACCCCGGGTTATATTATTGAGGAATTGCAAAAACAAGCTGAATACAGGGTTAATCACCAGTATCCCTCTTCAGTGGGCATGCTGGCTTACCGCCAGGCAGTGGCCCAGTGGTATAGCAACCGCTTCGGTGTAGAACTTGACGCTGCCAGTGAAGTGGTTTCGCTTATCGGCTCCAAAGAGGGGATTGCGCACATATCTTTTTGCTATTTGAACCCCGGTGATGTTGTTATAGTGCCTGACCCCGGGTACCCGGTGTACGCTGGAGGAGCCATTTTGGCCGGTGCTGAGCCTTATTATGTGCCATTGACGGCGGAGAAGGGATTTTTGCCCGATTTAAGCGCCATTCCTACTGATGTTGCCAACCGGGCTAAAATGATGTTTATTAATTATCCTAATAATCCTACCGGTGCTGTGGCAGGCGATGAGTTTTACCGGGAAGTGATCTCCTTTGCCAGGGAGTACAATATTTTAATTTGTCACGATGCTCCCTATTCGGAAATGGCCTATGACGGCTACAAGCCGCCTAGTTTTTTGCAGTTTCCCGGGGCCAAGGAAGTTGGTATTGAATTCCACTCCGTGTCTAAAACCTATAATATGACCGGTTGGCGTATTGGCTGGGCCGCCGGACATCCCCAAGTGGTGGATGCGCTGGGCAGGCTCAAGTCAAACATTGATTCAGGCCAGTTCCAGGCTATTCAGTATGCAGCTATTCAAGGTCTTACCGGACCTCAGGACGCCGTGTTTCAAATGCAAAAAGTATACCAAGAGCGGCGGGATATACTGGTGGATGCTCTGAACAGTATGGGCTGGCAGCTGGAAAAACCCAAGGCTACGTTTTATGTATGGGCACCGGTGCCTGCCGGACATACCTCGGAATCCTTTGCCGAGTTGGTTTTGGATAAAGCTGGTGTGGTTATTACTCCGGGTACAGGGTATGGTAACAATGGCGCAGGCTTTTTCCGCATTGCCCTGACGGTGGAAAGGGAGCGGATGGTAGAGGCCCTGGAGCGATTGAAGAAGAATATAGGCCCGGTTAAATTTTAA
- the cysK gene encoding cysteine synthase A, which yields MGNIFNNVLEIVGHTPVVRLSKVINGCGAQILAKLEMVNPSGSAKARAALGMVVAAEKAGIIQPGTVIVEPTSGNQGIALAMVGAVKGYRVIVVMPDSMSEERRKLARAYGAEVVLTPAAEDVDGAVQKAREIVKQIPGAWMPDQFTNPDNPAFHEQTTAKEILEQVDGDIDAYVAGVGTGGTLTGVARVLKDKFPKIKVYAVEPKKSAVLSGGEPGRHGIQGIGDGFVPANLDLSLVDAPFAVSDEDAFNMTRRLAREEGLLVGFSGGAAVHAAVTVGRKLGPGKTVLTILPDTGERYLSTPVFEG from the coding sequence GTGGGCAATATTTTTAACAATGTCCTGGAAATCGTGGGCCACACCCCGGTGGTTAGGTTAAGCAAAGTGATTAATGGCTGCGGGGCTCAAATACTAGCCAAGCTTGAGATGGTCAATCCCAGCGGTAGCGCCAAGGCCAGGGCGGCACTGGGCATGGTCGTTGCCGCTGAAAAGGCGGGGATAATCCAGCCGGGCACCGTTATTGTGGAGCCTACCAGCGGAAACCAGGGCATTGCACTGGCCATGGTGGGCGCGGTTAAAGGTTACCGGGTGATTGTTGTCATGCCTGATTCAATGAGCGAGGAGAGGAGAAAACTGGCCCGTGCTTACGGGGCTGAGGTGGTGCTGACACCTGCCGCTGAGGATGTTGACGGGGCTGTGCAAAAGGCCCGGGAAATAGTCAAGCAAATACCCGGGGCTTGGATGCCCGACCAGTTTACTAACCCGGATAACCCGGCGTTCCACGAACAAACCACGGCCAAGGAAATATTGGAGCAGGTTGATGGTGACATTGACGCTTATGTGGCCGGTGTAGGCACGGGCGGTACCCTTACAGGAGTGGCCCGGGTGTTGAAAGATAAGTTTCCTAAAATTAAAGTTTATGCTGTAGAGCCTAAGAAGTCAGCGGTGCTATCCGGGGGTGAACCGGGACGCCACGGTATTCAGGGTATAGGGGACGGTTTTGTACCTGCTAACCTGGATCTATCACTGGTGGATGCGCCTTTTGCCGTATCCGATGAAGATGCGTTTAACATGACCAGGCGTTTAGCCAGGGAAGAAGGATTGCTGGTGGGTTTTTCCGGTGGTGCTGCTGTACATGCTGCGGTAACCGTAGGTCGAAAACTGGGACCGGGTAAAACTGTACTCACAATTTTGCCCGATACCGGCGAGCGGTACCTTAGCACCCCGGTGTTCGAAGGTTGA